Proteins from a genomic interval of Schaalia odontolytica:
- a CDS encoding fibrinogen-like YCDxxxxGGGW domain-containing protein, which yields MSSAISRLAICATTPIVACALLAFAPAAGAAGVQPAAPASGQTTVRDGLSAATAAASCWDIKQHDSSSADGAYWLQTPAMEHPAQFYCDQTTDGGGWVLIGRGREGWEGWSGGKGDPSKLTTRERNASAFDVVQYSNDTINQLLNNESVKDQSDGVRVLRAWSTNGSSYQKLDLQFPKMTDFVWPFKMGHPVNMSIDGRGAVSNDIWNSPGYDRGWNALQVYPSTRTGWNIGWGYGVDAARWGGDVSSSSSFFRKSGQTVFPYAETYIRPRIASDSSAFARIPDEGVGASTVTRAVSQYAARTSWGVTGNLNGSVREGNIQVQAFAQVGSTMYVGGNFTGVKQGENGSVVPSQGLAAFDVATGNFTGQTFDFNGQVKALVALPNGKLLAAGDFTRVGGESHVGTAVIDPSTGRVDSSWGLTISSALRGGAVSVRAATYHDGYVYLGGSFTHLSGGTRNRVYGRNAARVSLDGVPDRSWNPELNGAVQAIRGSEANSSIYLGGYFSRAHGGERAWYAAKFSTQAGAAQDTGFAFVPSSEGQAKYQQTISADGNRVFIGGSEHSLFGYDTGSNQRTSASVTMSNGGDLQASTISANGVIYASCHCSDGSYQDKRMWEAGHDWSRVDEIKWVGAWDATTGEHLHWTPFELLSQRRTGAWALTTDTNGNLWVGGDFTLSHIDASRTQWNGGFARYDARDNVAPETPNAVRSSSADESTVTLSWEGVSDATSYEILRDDRAIASTDATSVTVPRGGENRFFVRAVDAAGNRSATTAAYQPPAHGQADPANPVLLDAGATWSYRADNSPAPEDWAQNSFDDSDWSTGAAPLGYGDPRITTQLERRGTRPVTTYFRSRFTVHDANSLKGITLKYLADDGAVVYINGVEVHRTRMGSGAVDYNTRAESAPRYSAAVAAQSETFVPASALKTGENVIAVETHVNYLRTATVSMQASIVRVEGRPDTSTGSGGARANDAEAENTGDASRSIDAALVKTGTVIPSGTQWNYWTSTTAPASDWSTGASLADWSRGSGPIGWGDANAATPLDIAKKDRAITYYFARDIDLGTITPSTTLTVKVRADDGVVLRVNGTQVATRRMSDGEIGHTTFANAAVSASKASSDLLEVTIPAKLLTNGTNRVGVEEHVNYKGTPSMTFDLTATLAR from the coding sequence ATGTCGTCCGCGATTTCGCGCCTTGCGATCTGTGCAACCACGCCGATTGTTGCGTGTGCTCTGCTTGCGTTCGCTCCCGCTGCGGGCGCCGCAGGCGTTCAGCCCGCGGCGCCCGCAAGTGGTCAGACAACTGTGCGTGACGGACTCTCTGCCGCCACGGCCGCTGCCTCCTGCTGGGACATCAAGCAGCATGATTCCAGCTCCGCCGACGGCGCCTACTGGTTGCAGACTCCCGCCATGGAACACCCCGCCCAGTTCTATTGTGACCAGACAACAGACGGCGGAGGCTGGGTTCTCATCGGCCGCGGACGCGAGGGCTGGGAAGGCTGGAGCGGCGGCAAGGGAGACCCCTCGAAGCTGACCACGCGCGAGCGCAACGCCTCCGCCTTTGATGTCGTTCAGTACTCCAACGACACCATCAATCAGCTCCTCAACAACGAGTCGGTGAAGGATCAGTCTGATGGGGTGCGCGTCTTGCGCGCCTGGAGCACGAACGGCAGCTCCTACCAGAAGCTGGACCTCCAGTTCCCCAAGATGACCGACTTCGTATGGCCTTTCAAGATGGGGCATCCCGTGAACATGTCGATCGATGGCCGCGGCGCCGTCTCGAACGACATCTGGAACTCACCCGGCTACGACCGGGGATGGAACGCGCTCCAGGTCTACCCTTCGACGCGCACCGGCTGGAACATCGGCTGGGGCTATGGGGTGGATGCAGCGCGATGGGGCGGCGATGTCTCCTCCTCTTCATCCTTCTTCCGTAAGAGCGGCCAGACCGTCTTCCCGTATGCGGAGACCTACATTCGTCCCCGCATCGCCTCGGACTCCTCGGCCTTCGCTCGTATTCCTGACGAAGGCGTAGGCGCCTCGACGGTGACCCGCGCCGTCTCGCAGTACGCCGCCCGTACCTCGTGGGGCGTGACGGGCAACCTCAACGGCTCCGTGCGAGAGGGAAACATTCAGGTTCAGGCCTTCGCCCAGGTCGGCTCCACCATGTACGTGGGCGGCAACTTTACGGGCGTGAAGCAGGGCGAAAACGGCTCCGTCGTCCCCTCCCAGGGGCTTGCGGCCTTCGATGTCGCAACCGGGAACTTCACCGGCCAGACTTTTGACTTCAACGGACAGGTCAAGGCCCTCGTGGCTCTTCCCAACGGCAAGCTGCTCGCCGCCGGGGACTTCACCCGCGTCGGAGGCGAATCCCACGTGGGCACGGCGGTCATTGACCCGTCGACCGGCCGGGTTGACTCCTCGTGGGGTCTGACCATTTCGAGCGCTCTGCGCGGCGGAGCGGTCAGCGTGCGTGCGGCCACCTACCACGACGGCTACGTCTACCTCGGAGGTTCCTTCACGCACCTGAGCGGAGGAACCCGCAACCGGGTGTACGGCCGCAACGCCGCCCGTGTCTCGCTCGATGGCGTCCCCGACCGCTCCTGGAACCCCGAACTCAACGGTGCCGTCCAGGCCATCAGGGGCAGCGAGGCCAATAGCTCCATCTATCTCGGCGGATACTTCAGCCGCGCCCACGGAGGCGAGCGCGCCTGGTACGCTGCGAAGTTCTCCACCCAAGCCGGAGCCGCCCAGGATACGGGCTTCGCCTTCGTTCCTTCCTCCGAAGGACAGGCCAAGTACCAGCAGACCATTTCCGCGGACGGAAACCGCGTCTTCATCGGAGGGTCGGAGCACTCGCTCTTCGGCTACGACACCGGCTCCAATCAGCGCACCTCCGCATCGGTGACGATGAGTAACGGCGGCGACCTCCAGGCGTCAACGATCTCCGCCAACGGCGTCATCTACGCCTCCTGCCACTGCTCCGACGGCAGCTATCAGGACAAGCGCATGTGGGAGGCCGGTCACGACTGGTCTCGCGTCGACGAGATCAAGTGGGTCGGCGCGTGGGACGCGACCACCGGTGAACACCTCCACTGGACGCCCTTCGAGCTACTCTCGCAGCGTAGGACGGGCGCCTGGGCGCTCACCACCGACACCAACGGCAACCTGTGGGTGGGAGGAGACTTCACCCTGTCCCACATCGACGCTTCCCGCACGCAGTGGAACGGTGGCTTTGCCCGATACGACGCACGTGACAACGTCGCTCCCGAGACGCCGAACGCCGTGCGAAGCTCCTCGGCCGACGAATCCACGGTGACGCTGTCGTGGGAAGGCGTCTCCGACGCCACATCCTACGAGATCCTGCGTGACGACAGGGCGATCGCTTCCACAGACGCGACCTCGGTGACGGTGCCGCGCGGTGGCGAGAACCGCTTCTTCGTGCGCGCCGTTGATGCCGCAGGCAATCGTTCTGCCACCACGGCCGCCTACCAGCCTCCGGCTCACGGACAGGCGGACCCCGCGAACCCGGTGCTTCTGGACGCCGGTGCAACCTGGAGCTACCGTGCCGACAACAGTCCTGCTCCCGAGGACTGGGCACAGAACTCCTTCGACGACTCCGACTGGTCGACCGGAGCGGCCCCCTTGGGCTACGGCGATCCGCGTATCACCACGCAGCTTGAGCGCCGGGGGACCCGTCCTGTGACCACCTACTTCCGGTCGCGCTTCACCGTGCACGACGCGAACTCCCTCAAGGGGATCACCCTGAAGTACCTGGCCGATGATGGTGCCGTCGTGTACATCAATGGCGTCGAGGTCCACCGCACCCGTATGGGGTCCGGCGCCGTCGACTACAACACGCGAGCCGAATCGGCCCCGCGCTATAGTGCGGCAGTCGCCGCACAGTCCGAGACATTCGTTCCGGCTTCCGCACTGAAGACGGGTGAGAACGTCATCGCCGTCGAGACCCACGTCAACTACCTGCGTACCGCCACCGTGTCCATGCAGGCATCGATCGTGCGTGTCGAAGGGCGCCCGGACACTTCGACGGGTTCGGGCGGCGCCAGGGCCAACGACGCCGAGGCCGAGAACACGGGGGACGCGAGCCGCAGCATCGATGCGGCCCTGGTCAAGACCGGTACGGTCATCCCCTCGGGCACGCAGTGGAACTACTGGACCTCGACCACCGCGCCCGCATCTGACTGGTCGACCGGTGCCTCCCTCGCGGATTGGTCTCGCGGGTCCGGGCCCATCGGCTGGGGAGACGCCAACGCGGCCACGCCCCTCGACATCGCCAAGAAGGACCGTGCCATCACCTACTACTTCGCGCGCGATATCGACCTGGGCACCATCACGCCATCGACCACGCTGACCGTCAAGGTTCGAGCGGATGACGGCGTCGTCCTGCGCGTCAACGGAACGCAGGTTGCCACCAGGCGCATGTCGGACGGGGAGATCGGGCACACGACCTTCGCCAACGCGGCCGTGTCGGCCTCCAAGGCAAGCTCCGACCTGCTTGAGGTGACCATCCCGGCCAAGCTCCTGACGAACGGAACGAACAGGGTTGGCGTCGAGGAGCATGTCAACTACAAGGGCACTCCGTCCATGACATTCGACCTGACGGCCACGCTGGCCAGGTAG
- a CDS encoding oligosaccharide flippase family protein, with amino-acid sequence MSETNQARRSLARSGIAGFVGAAASAVLGFAFTIILSRMLGAQGAGVVTQATGVFAIVMALAKVGLDSTAIYLLPRLSLDAPQEIRATLSFMATMTVAVSTVCVLVLEVAAPFIWDAQVASSTRAVLWFVPIGALTLVASAALRALGNMREYVLVQNLLLPGLRPLLVALAAALTGSLALVSVAWALPFAVVLVAAWWLLLRHMPSAVDSFGRWPSSKRRRQVLSFALPRTLTAGLEQALQWLDVLLVGMLAGNAASGIYGGAIRFIQAGMVVDTALRVVVSPQFSKLLHRRRTGELRDLYGTASIWLVLFAAPIYALMAIFAPALMRILGDGFAPGASVLVVLCIGSIVTFMAGNIHSLLIMSGRSGWAAVNKIVVLALNIVGNIIFIPRGGMVAAAIVWAVCMVLDAAMATVQVSRFVGVTPKLSEVVKPILVVGVSVAIPGGCIAAVLGRDSFVATVTGSLLSIVTFACACWIFRERLHLTGLGSLVRARKR; translated from the coding sequence ATGAGTGAGACAAATCAAGCCAGACGTTCGTTGGCGCGTAGCGGCATTGCCGGTTTCGTGGGCGCTGCCGCCTCGGCGGTCCTTGGGTTCGCGTTCACGATCATCCTGTCGCGGATGCTGGGTGCGCAGGGGGCGGGTGTGGTCACTCAGGCGACCGGTGTCTTCGCCATCGTCATGGCGCTGGCCAAGGTCGGCCTTGACTCGACCGCCATCTACCTGCTTCCGCGGCTCTCGTTGGATGCCCCGCAGGAGATACGGGCGACGCTGTCCTTCATGGCGACGATGACGGTAGCCGTCTCGACCGTGTGTGTTCTCGTTCTCGAGGTCGCCGCGCCCTTTATCTGGGACGCCCAGGTGGCGTCCTCCACCCGCGCCGTCCTCTGGTTTGTCCCGATCGGTGCGCTCACGCTCGTTGCCTCGGCGGCTCTGCGCGCCCTCGGAAACATGCGTGAGTACGTCCTCGTTCAAAATCTCCTGCTTCCTGGCCTTCGCCCTCTCCTGGTCGCGCTCGCTGCGGCGCTCACGGGATCGCTCGCGCTCGTCTCTGTTGCGTGGGCGCTTCCTTTCGCGGTTGTTCTCGTCGCGGCGTGGTGGCTGCTGCTGCGGCACATGCCCTCCGCCGTCGACTCGTTCGGACGATGGCCCTCGTCGAAGAGGCGGCGCCAGGTTCTCTCCTTCGCCCTGCCTCGCACCCTGACCGCGGGTCTCGAGCAGGCCCTGCAGTGGTTGGACGTGCTCCTCGTGGGCATGCTGGCGGGCAATGCTGCCTCGGGCATCTACGGTGGAGCGATTCGCTTCATTCAGGCGGGAATGGTGGTTGATACGGCGCTGCGAGTTGTCGTCTCGCCCCAGTTCTCCAAGCTCTTGCATCGACGGCGTACCGGCGAGCTGCGAGATCTCTATGGGACGGCCTCCATCTGGCTGGTCCTGTTCGCCGCTCCGATCTATGCGCTGATGGCGATCTTCGCCCCGGCGCTCATGCGGATCCTCGGGGATGGCTTCGCCCCGGGGGCCAGTGTCCTCGTGGTTCTGTGCATAGGCTCCATCGTGACCTTCATGGCCGGTAACATTCACTCCCTGCTCATCATGAGTGGGCGCTCCGGATGGGCGGCGGTGAACAAGATCGTCGTCCTCGCGCTCAACATTGTGGGTAACATCATCTTCATTCCGCGCGGCGGAATGGTCGCTGCAGCCATCGTGTGGGCGGTGTGCATGGTCCTTGACGCCGCAATGGCCACCGTTCAGGTCTCGCGATTCGTCGGCGTGACACCAAAACTTTCCGAAGTGGTCAAGCCGATCCTCGTTGTCGGAGTTTCCGTGGCGATTCCGGGCGGGTGTATAGCTGCGGTTCTCGGCCGCGATTCGTTTGTTGCAACCGTTACTGGATCACTGCTGTCGATTGTGACTTTTGCCTGCGCCTGCTGGATATTCAGGGAACGCCTCCATCTGACGGGACTTGGGTCCCTTGTGAGGGCGAGGAAGCGTTGA